A window of Desulfobacteraceae bacterium contains these coding sequences:
- the yvcK gene encoding uridine diphosphate-N-acetylglucosamine-binding protein YvcK encodes MKKIVTIGGGSGQFALLSGLRDEAGIHLTAVVSMVDSGGSTGRLRDELGILPPGDALKCILALSPFQETARALLLKRFRQDPRLRGHNAGNMLLTMLSRYIGSFPAGIQALAEILDVRGDILPVTIDKATLVARLTNGSHVYGESAIDVPRGNQREKIQEVFLVPHHSDAISVYPPVISAIREADHVIIGPGDLFTSIFSNLVVPGVCQVLRETRAKLIYVLNIMTKFGETHNFMGRDFVGTLETCLERKVDGVVVNTRRPDADLLTKYAGQKAEFVICDFRDPSWSGRTVYTADLLETSGGIVRHDAKKLAALIMRIISGEQEPDPCPAD; translated from the coding sequence ATGAAAAAAATCGTGACCATCGGCGGCGGCAGCGGCCAGTTCGCCCTGCTCTCCGGATTGCGGGATGAAGCCGGCATCCACCTGACGGCGGTGGTCTCGATGGTGGACAGCGGCGGTAGCACCGGGCGGCTGCGCGACGAGCTGGGGATTCTGCCGCCGGGGGACGCGCTGAAGTGCATCCTGGCGCTCTCCCCGTTCCAGGAGACCGCCCGCGCCCTGCTGCTCAAACGCTTTCGGCAGGACCCGCGCCTGCGCGGGCACAATGCCGGCAATATGCTCCTCACCATGCTGTCGCGCTACATCGGCAGTTTTCCGGCGGGGATTCAGGCCCTGGCCGAAATCCTGGACGTCAGGGGCGACATCCTGCCGGTGACCATCGACAAGGCCACCCTTGTGGCGCGCCTCACCAACGGCAGCCACGTCTACGGGGAGAGCGCCATCGACGTGCCCCGAGGCAACCAGCGGGAAAAAATTCAGGAGGTCTTCCTGGTGCCCCACCACAGCGACGCCATCTCGGTCTACCCCCCGGTGATCAGTGCCATCCGCGAGGCCGACCACGTCATCATCGGCCCCGGGGACCTGTTTACCAGCATCTTCTCCAACCTGGTGGTCCCCGGCGTGTGCCAGGTGCTGCGGGAAACCCGCGCCAAGCTGATCTACGTGCTCAACATCATGACCAAGTTCGGGGAGACCCACAATTTCATGGGGCGCGACTTTGTGGGCACCCTGGAGACGTGTCTGGAGCGCAAAGTCGACGGGGTGGTGGTCAACACCCGCCGGCCGGATGCGGACCTGCTGACGAAATACGCCGGTCAGAAGGCCGAGTTCGTGATCTGCGATTTCCGGGACCCCAGCTGGTCCGGCCGCACCGTCTACACCGCCGATCTGTTGGAAACCTCGGGGGGCATTGTGCGCCACGACGCCAAGAAACTGGCGGCGCTGATCATGCGGATCATATCCGGGGAACAGGAGCCCGACCCATGCCCCGCCGACTGA